A genomic stretch from Komagataeibacter xylinus includes:
- a CDS encoding delta(1)-pyrroline-2-carboxylate reductase family protein: MQQYSAPETRALLPFPALIDALAQAAHDAAQGLILCPERTTIRTGDQRGALMSMPCVADDIMVTKLLTLFASNPAQGLPSIQGQVICAEAQAGRFLFTLDGPTVTMRRTAAISLLGIRTFTHAPVQRVLLIGTGTQAIAHLQALEAVYPGITVVIRGRTPERARAFCAAHAMPGLSVRPEQAHEEPFDVVLTLTASTSVIYNEPAHASCLVIGVGAYRTDMVEIGPTTIAGSALYVDDPVGAPTEAGDLYQAGVDWQTVHPLALALQGTLPAPGQPVFFKSVGCAAWDLAACRVARLQGG; encoded by the coding sequence ATGCAGCAGTATTCCGCGCCCGAAACGCGCGCCCTCCTCCCCTTCCCCGCTCTGATCGATGCCCTGGCACAGGCAGCGCACGATGCGGCTCAGGGCCTGATCCTGTGCCCCGAGCGCACCACCATCCGCACAGGCGACCAGCGCGGCGCGCTCATGAGCATGCCCTGCGTGGCTGATGACATCATGGTCACCAAACTGCTGACCCTGTTTGCCAGCAATCCGGCCCAGGGCCTGCCCAGCATACAGGGGCAGGTCATCTGCGCCGAAGCGCAGGCCGGGCGATTCCTGTTCACGCTTGATGGCCCCACCGTCACCATGCGCCGCACCGCGGCCATCAGCCTGCTCGGCATCCGCACATTCACGCATGCCCCCGTGCAGCGCGTGCTGCTGATTGGTACCGGCACGCAGGCCATTGCACATCTGCAGGCCCTTGAGGCCGTCTATCCCGGCATCACCGTTGTCATACGCGGGCGCACGCCCGAGCGGGCGCGGGCCTTCTGCGCGGCACATGCCATGCCCGGCCTGAGCGTGCGCCCCGAACAGGCGCATGAAGAGCCCTTTGATGTGGTGCTGACGCTCACGGCCAGCACATCGGTCATCTATAATGAACCCGCCCACGCATCCTGCCTTGTCATAGGTGTCGGCGCCTACCGGACCGACATGGTGGAAATTGGCCCCACCACCATTGCAGGCAGCGCCCTTTATGTTGATGACCCCGTCGGCGCCCCGACCGAAGCGGGCGACCTGTATCAGGCAGGGGTGGACTGGCAGACTGTCCATCCCCTCGCGCTCGCATTGCAAGGCACGCTTCCGGCCCCGGGCCAGCCTGTGTTTTTCAAATCCGTCGGGTGCGCCGCGTGGGATCTGGCCGCCTGCCGGGTTGCCCGCCTGCAAGGGGGGTAA
- a CDS encoding bacterioferritin-associated ferredoxin, giving the protein MFVCSCNMLTDTDVETAARNGAVRPKEVYESKGCRAQCGNCVPGVVCILRQLARQGRMVMPEMSHVQPDMQAI; this is encoded by the coding sequence ATGTTTGTCTGCTCCTGCAATATGCTGACTGACACAGACGTAGAGACCGCAGCCCGCAATGGCGCGGTCAGGCCTAAAGAAGTCTATGAATCCAAGGGTTGCCGGGCCCAGTGCGGCAACTGTGTGCCCGGTGTGGTGTGCATTCTGCGCCAGCTTGCCCGCCAGGGGCGCATGGTCATGCCCGAGATGTCGCATGTGCAGCCTGATATGCAGGCCATCTGA
- a CDS encoding sodium:solute symporter, which produces MIPSLPDNAAIGVFVLCFVATIVLGSTVRFWRPLLNRRKAVTHHNQGEEWGLGGREFGAWITWFLVGGDFYTAYTVIAVPALVYSTGGFGFFALPYTIIVYPFIFAVMPKLWTIARDGGHATAADIVRARFGSRTLELAVAISGLVAVLPYIALQLIGIRTVVEALGYTGMLPLLFAFVSLAAYTWLGGLHAPALTAFIKDVMIYIAVLAAVIIVPIHLGGYGAMFHAATEHLPAIPGGHIVSQDQTVPYATLALSSAFAAFLYPHTLTGILAAKSADTIRQNAVFLPIYTIVLGLIALLGLMAHAAGIVTTSSSQVVPQLFLAIFPSWFAGFCFAAIAVGALVPASVMAIGAANLIMHNILPRHSESVTGARLAGLGVKVGALGCVVFLNAKFAIDLQLLGGVIILQTFPALIMGLLPLRLSAPALIGGWASGSLFGLGLCWMDGLKPVHPIAFGGFSASVSTGLLALGVNIVVTMVLGSVIRLALGASPSTLQPRQSMRRQS; this is translated from the coding sequence ATGATCCCCTCCCTGCCTGATAACGCCGCCATCGGCGTATTTGTCCTGTGTTTTGTGGCCACCATCGTGCTGGGCAGCACGGTGCGGTTCTGGCGCCCGCTGCTCAACCGCCGCAAGGCTGTCACCCATCATAACCAGGGCGAAGAATGGGGTCTGGGCGGGCGCGAGTTCGGCGCCTGGATCACGTGGTTCCTGGTGGGGGGCGACTTTTATACCGCCTACACGGTCATTGCGGTGCCGGCGCTGGTCTATTCCACCGGGGGCTTCGGCTTTTTTGCGCTGCCCTACACCATTATCGTCTATCCGTTCATCTTTGCCGTCATGCCAAAGCTGTGGACCATCGCGCGCGATGGCGGCCATGCCACGGCGGCTGACATCGTACGCGCGCGCTTTGGCAGCCGCACGCTGGAACTCGCCGTAGCCATAAGCGGGCTGGTGGCGGTGCTGCCCTATATTGCGCTGCAGCTGATCGGTATCCGCACGGTTGTCGAGGCACTGGGCTATACCGGCATGCTGCCCCTGCTGTTCGCGTTCGTGTCGCTGGCGGCCTATACGTGGCTGGGCGGGCTGCATGCGCCTGCACTCACCGCGTTCATCAAGGATGTGATGATCTATATCGCCGTGCTGGCGGCGGTCATTATCGTGCCGATCCATCTTGGTGGCTATGGCGCCATGTTCCATGCGGCGACGGAACACCTGCCCGCCATTCCCGGCGGCCACATCGTGTCACAGGACCAGACGGTGCCCTATGCCACGCTTGCGCTCTCCTCGGCTTTTGCCGCCTTTCTGTACCCGCATACGCTGACCGGCATTCTGGCAGCGAAATCCGCTGATACCATCCGGCAGAATGCCGTGTTCCTGCCCATCTACACCATTGTGCTCGGGCTGATCGCGCTGCTGGGGCTGATGGCGCATGCGGCGGGAATCGTCACAACCTCGTCCTCACAGGTGGTGCCGCAACTTTTCCTGGCCATCTTCCCCTCATGGTTCGCAGGCTTCTGTTTTGCTGCCATCGCTGTGGGGGCGCTTGTGCCGGCCTCGGTCATGGCGATTGGTGCGGCCAACCTGATCATGCACAACATCCTGCCCCGCCATAGCGAATCGGTTACCGGCGCGCGCCTGGCCGGGCTGGGTGTGAAAGTGGGCGCGCTGGGCTGTGTCGTGTTTCTCAACGCCAAGTTCGCCATTGACCTGCAACTGCTGGGCGGCGTCATCATTTTGCAGACCTTCCCCGCCCTGATCATGGGGCTGCTGCCGCTGCGGCTGTCGGCCCCCGCGCTGATTGGCGGCTGGGCCAGTGGCTCGCTGTTCGGGCTGGGGCTGTGCTGGATGGACGGTCTCAAGCCCGTGCACCCCATTGCGTTTGGCGGCTTTTCGGCTTCCGTTTCAACCGGCCTGCTGGCGCTGGGCGTCAATATCGTAGTGACCATGGTGCTGGGCAGCGTGATCCGGCTGGCGCTGGGAGCTTCGCCCTCCACCCTCCAGCCACGCCAGAGCATGCGTCGGCAGAGCTGA
- a CDS encoding DUF3311 domain-containing protein: MKKTILLLLPFAGLLWVPLYNRHDPVLLGFPFFYWYQLAWVPVTSVLIWMAWKTDKQS; the protein is encoded by the coding sequence ATGAAAAAAACCATACTCCTCCTGCTGCCCTTTGCCGGGCTGCTCTGGGTGCCGCTGTATAACCGGCACGATCCGGTGCTGCTCGGCTTTCCGTTCTTTTACTGGTACCAGCTTGCCTGGGTGCCCGTAACCTCCGTCCTGATCTGGATGGCATGGAAGACGGATAAACAGTCATGA